The Flavobacterium commune genome contains a region encoding:
- a CDS encoding alginate lyase family protein, which translates to MINTKIAIAIISSLSFIACTYEYGLPEKKVEEVSVIEDITVPSNKVFAHPGLLHSQVDFDRMKTKVDNQVDPWISGYNKMISNSHASATYVMKGPVVTLIRGGGSREEPLADNYSTAMEDAHAAYLTAIRWKITGDVAYANKSIQILNAWAATCTSISGDSNKALGAGIYGYQFANAAEIMRDYSGWNATDLAKFKKWMLDVFYPVNKAFLDTHWNACSTHYWANWDLCNLASMMSIAVLNDDVSMYTYVINYLMKGVGNGQLLKAINHIHPKSANDDIDLGQIQESGRDQGHTLMVIGLLGSIAQMAENQGLDIYGYNDNMILKGAEYVAKYNAARLNVPFKTYTNCANVTHTTAADDAGRSQIRPVWERIYNHYTKGKGISARYVKMAKELGYPEGGSGDLNPNSGGYDDLGFGTLLYSK; encoded by the coding sequence ATGATAAATACAAAAATAGCAATCGCAATAATAAGTTCTTTGTCTTTTATTGCCTGCACTTATGAATACGGATTACCAGAAAAGAAGGTAGAGGAAGTTTCTGTAATTGAGGATATTACAGTGCCTTCAAATAAAGTTTTTGCCCATCCGGGATTATTACATTCTCAAGTCGATTTTGACAGAATGAAAACAAAGGTTGATAATCAGGTAGATCCATGGATTTCAGGGTATAATAAAATGATTTCTAATAGCCATGCTTCAGCTACTTATGTGATGAAAGGACCGGTGGTAACTCTTATTAGAGGAGGAGGTTCTAGAGAAGAACCATTAGCAGATAATTATTCAACAGCAATGGAAGATGCTCATGCCGCTTATTTAACAGCAATTCGTTGGAAAATTACAGGAGATGTAGCTTATGCCAATAAATCGATTCAAATTTTGAATGCTTGGGCTGCTACTTGTACTTCTATCAGCGGAGATTCTAATAAAGCATTAGGTGCCGGAATTTATGGATATCAGTTTGCAAATGCAGCTGAAATCATGCGTGACTATTCAGGATGGAATGCTACCGATTTGGCTAAATTTAAAAAGTGGATGTTGGATGTATTTTATCCGGTAAATAAAGCTTTTTTAGATACGCATTGGAACGCTTGCAGCACGCATTATTGGGCTAACTGGGATTTGTGTAATTTGGCTTCTATGATGTCTATAGCAGTATTGAATGATGATGTCTCAATGTACACTTACGTTATTAATTATTTGATGAAAGGGGTAGGAAATGGACAATTGTTAAAAGCTATCAATCATATTCATCCAAAATCGGCTAATGACGATATTGATTTGGGGCAAATTCAAGAAAGTGGTCGTGATCAAGGGCATACTTTGATGGTAATAGGTTTGCTCGGTTCTATTGCTCAAATGGCAGAAAATCAAGGTTTAGATATCTATGGCTATAATGACAATATGATATTGAAAGGTGCTGAATATGTGGCTAAGTATAATGCTGCGAGATTAAATGTACCTTTTAAAACTTACACTAACTGTGCTAATGTTACTCATACAACAGCTGCTGATGATGCTGGCAGAAGCCAAATTAGACCAGTATGGGAAAGAATTTATAATCATTACACAAAAGGAAAAGGAATTTCTGCCCGATATGTAAAAATGGCTAAGGAGTTGGGCTATCCAGAAGGTGGAAGCGGAGATTTGAATCCTAATAGTGGAGGATATGATGATTTAGGTTTTGGAACTTTGTTATACTCTAAATAA
- a CDS encoding pectinesterase family protein: MRLVCFFIFIAGIVLLPVNSVFANKIDFLVALDGSGDFKSIQEAVTACGAFSADEKKIFIKNGVYNEKVLIDSFHANISLIGESEDKTIISYNNYAGQENIGTFNSYTLKILGDHIKIENLTIENSAGRVGQAVALHVEGDYFVASRCRLLANQDTLYAAGNNSRQYFKECFIAGTTDYIFGSATAVFDQCEIHSNTDSYITAANTPKENQFGFVFLDCVLTAEPGVKKVFLGRPWREYANVVFIRCFMGKHILPEGWHNWDKPEKEKTAFYAEFGNTGPGADVSKRVKWSHNLKKSEVSEFELDKIFKMESEWKLDSSKL; encoded by the coding sequence ATGAGATTGGTTTGTTTTTTTATATTCATTGCAGGGATAGTACTTCTTCCTGTAAATTCAGTTTTTGCAAATAAAATAGATTTTCTCGTTGCCTTGGATGGTTCGGGCGACTTTAAGTCTATTCAAGAGGCGGTTACTGCCTGTGGCGCTTTTTCTGCTGATGAAAAAAAGATATTTATTAAAAATGGAGTTTATAATGAGAAAGTTTTAATCGATTCTTTTCATGCTAATATAAGTCTCATTGGTGAGAGTGAAGACAAGACAATTATAAGCTATAATAATTATGCGGGTCAGGAGAATATAGGAACTTTTAACAGTTATACGCTAAAGATTTTAGGAGATCATATCAAAATTGAAAATTTGACTATCGAAAATTCAGCAGGAAGAGTAGGTCAGGCGGTTGCGCTTCATGTCGAGGGCGATTATTTTGTAGCTTCCCGATGTCGATTATTAGCTAATCAGGATACTTTGTATGCTGCAGGAAATAATAGCCGTCAGTATTTTAAAGAATGTTTCATTGCAGGAACTACCGATTATATTTTTGGATCAGCTACTGCAGTTTTTGATCAATGTGAAATTCATAGTAATACAGATTCGTATATAACGGCAGCCAATACTCCCAAAGAGAATCAGTTTGGATTTGTTTTTTTGGATTGCGTGTTGACGGCAGAACCGGGTGTTAAGAAAGTCTTTCTGGGAAGACCATGGAGGGAATATGCCAATGTAGTTTTCATAAGATGTTTTATGGGAAAACATATTCTGCCGGAAGGCTGGCATAATTGGGACAAACCCGAAAAGGAAAAGACTGCTTTTTATGCTGAGTTTGGAAATACAGGACCCGGTGCCGATGTTTCAAAACGGGTAAAATGGTCGCATAACCTAAAGAAAAGCGAAGTTTCTGAATTTGAATTGGATAAAATTTTTAAAATGGAAAGTGAATGGAAACTAGATTCGAGCAAACTTTAA
- a CDS encoding glycoside hydrolase family 28 protein: protein MKKRSIKNVCTVFLVFFSFLGYSKNYDIKILGADNTGKTKCTKLINQTIDLVAKEGGGILYFSSGTYLTGAITLKSNITIYLEAGATLKFSSDFNDYVPFQNVRYEGIFMNTFAPLLNAYKAENISIKGEGTLDGNGFAWWNEIKKISAEVKEKGQIENPTELQKLWTKENKDLKVEPYYEAGLKNQFFRPPFIQFLECNKIKIEGVRIQNSPFWTINPVGCNDVVVHGVTIFNPSTNPHGPNTDGINPSSCSNVRISDCFISVGDDCITIKSGRDFQGRSYGKPCENITITNCVMLAGHGGVVVGSEMSGGVKNVVISNCVFDGTDAGIRMKSSRGRGGVVENIRVSNIVMRNISRNAFTFDLFYDRSSKAEPVSERTPIFRNIHISDVSGININKAGVINGIEEMPINELSFTNINLEAKEGFSAAIATNLSFNNVDISTQKGASLEFYKCDGLLLSDIRSKKPLENQSVIKVTECKNALLNNCFQRINTDVFLETKNSEVIQGSNFLSLVKEPIKEIK, encoded by the coding sequence ATGAAAAAAAGATCTATCAAAAATGTTTGTACTGTATTTCTTGTATTTTTTTCCTTTTTGGGATATAGTAAAAATTACGATATTAAAATATTAGGAGCAGACAATACAGGTAAAACAAAATGTACTAAACTGATAAATCAAACTATTGATTTGGTAGCTAAAGAGGGAGGAGGAATACTCTACTTCTCTTCGGGAACCTATCTCACTGGAGCAATTACTTTAAAAAGTAATATTACTATTTATTTAGAAGCTGGTGCGACTTTAAAGTTTTCGTCTGATTTTAATGATTATGTACCTTTTCAAAATGTGCGCTATGAAGGGATTTTTATGAATACGTTTGCTCCATTGCTCAATGCGTATAAGGCAGAAAATATTAGTATAAAAGGAGAAGGTACTTTGGATGGTAATGGATTTGCCTGGTGGAATGAGATAAAAAAAATATCAGCTGAAGTCAAAGAAAAAGGACAAATAGAAAATCCTACTGAACTTCAGAAACTGTGGACTAAAGAGAATAAAGATTTGAAAGTTGAACCTTATTATGAAGCGGGGCTTAAAAATCAATTTTTCCGTCCACCATTTATCCAGTTTTTAGAATGCAATAAAATTAAAATTGAAGGTGTTCGTATCCAAAATTCTCCTTTTTGGACAATCAATCCTGTAGGCTGTAATGATGTTGTTGTTCATGGTGTAACTATTTTTAATCCGTCAACTAATCCGCATGGTCCAAATACTGACGGAATTAATCCATCATCTTGTAGTAATGTTAGAATTTCGGATTGTTTTATTAGTGTTGGAGATGATTGTATTACCATAAAATCCGGGCGTGATTTTCAAGGTAGAAGCTATGGTAAACCATGTGAAAATATAACTATCACTAATTGTGTAATGCTTGCTGGTCATGGTGGTGTGGTCGTAGGAAGTGAGATGTCCGGCGGGGTAAAAAATGTAGTTATTTCCAATTGTGTTTTTGATGGAACCGATGCTGGTATTCGTATGAAATCATCGAGAGGAAGAGGCGGAGTTGTGGAAAATATTAGAGTTTCAAATATCGTAATGCGAAATATTAGTCGAAATGCATTTACTTTCGATTTGTTTTATGACAGATCGTCTAAAGCAGAACCAGTTTCTGAACGCACTCCTATATTTCGAAATATTCATATAAGTGATGTTTCGGGAATTAATATAAATAAGGCCGGGGTAATAAACGGTATCGAAGAAATGCCAATAAATGAGCTGTCTTTTACGAATATCAACCTGGAGGCAAAAGAAGGTTTTAGTGCAGCAATTGCAACAAATCTGAGCTTTAATAATGTGGATATTAGTACACAAAAAGGGGCATCTTTGGAGTTTTATAAATGTGATGGCTTACTTTTGAGTGATATAAGGTCGAAGAAACCTCTGGAAAATCAATCAGTAATAAAAGTAACAGAATGTAAAAATGCTTTGCTGAATAATTGTTTTCAAAGAATAAATACTGATGTTTTTTTAGAGACTAAAAATAGTGAAGTTATTCAAGGAAGTAATTTTCTATCTTTAGTAAAAGAACCAATCAAAGAGATTAAATAG
- a CDS encoding alpha/beta hydrolase has product MNKKYIILSLLLVLTTTAVLAQDYKALWPEGKMPNSKGMKLEHIEERERVTQVSTPGMYSFFTSKEENTGAAVLIFSPGGYQKLTYNIAGIQLAKWFNTFGVNAFVVMHRLPTSPDLKAPTFGPLMDAQRAIKIVRDNAEKWGIDKNKIGVMGCSAGGGLAANLATIKKDYSQINDALDAIAFNPNFQILISGALSMKQNAHKGSHDALLGKNASADLETLFSAELNVSTDTPPAFVTCAANDAVINPLNSLQYYQSLLNSNVKSALHIFPQGGHSIALRNNPGSTELWTNLCEDWMKEMGFLGK; this is encoded by the coding sequence ATGAATAAAAAGTATATCATATTGAGTTTGTTGCTAGTATTGACAACTACTGCTGTATTAGCACAGGATTATAAAGCACTTTGGCCCGAAGGGAAAATGCCTAATTCTAAGGGAATGAAGTTAGAACATATTGAAGAACGCGAAAGGGTAACTCAGGTGAGTACACCGGGAATGTATTCTTTTTTTACTTCAAAAGAAGAAAATACGGGTGCTGCTGTTTTAATTTTTTCGCCAGGAGGCTATCAAAAGTTAACTTATAATATTGCCGGAATCCAATTGGCAAAATGGTTCAATACCTTTGGAGTGAATGCTTTTGTAGTGATGCATAGGTTGCCTACTTCGCCTGATTTGAAAGCCCCCACTTTTGGACCATTAATGGATGCACAACGAGCCATAAAAATTGTTCGTGATAATGCTGAAAAATGGGGAATAGATAAAAATAAAATTGGCGTAATGGGATGTTCTGCAGGCGGTGGCCTGGCGGCAAATTTAGCAACTATCAAAAAAGACTATTCGCAAATAAATGATGCTTTAGATGCAATAGCTTTTAATCCTAATTTTCAAATCCTGATTTCGGGAGCTCTGAGCATGAAGCAAAATGCACATAAAGGAAGTCATGATGCGCTGCTGGGTAAAAATGCTTCGGCTGATTTAGAAACTCTTTTTTCGGCAGAGTTGAATGTTTCCACAGATACTCCTCCTGCCTTTGTAACTTGTGCTGCTAATGATGCTGTAATTAATCCGTTAAATAGTCTTCAATATTACCAATCGCTTTTGAATTCAAATGTCAAATCGGCTTTGCACATTTTTCCACAGGGAGGACATTCAATTGCTTTAAGAAACAATCCCGGTTCAACGGAACTTTGGACAAATTTATGTGAAGACTGGATGAAGGAAATGGGATTTTTAGGAAAGTAG